A single window of Coffea eugenioides isolate CCC68of chromosome 7, Ceug_1.0, whole genome shotgun sequence DNA harbors:
- the LOC113777230 gene encoding uncharacterized protein LOC113777230, whose product MEGLQTSQLQQQQMQMEFRTKLEENSNRVENLVAEIKQELSAFMRTVISKKRAVPDGDRQRVEQAPLLPTPPLNQRLQIGSKNSRTTRKETSKILIPNPPKIDLPMFAGENLMEWIRKYNKYCLNYQIPEDQKVEVIEMYLERKADNWLQGIKLEKPRMTWKIFAELLYKRFDNRNGRDVVEKFNKLRKSGKVEEYQEKFEEFKTLMIVKNPHLDEEYFVCFISGLKDEVKIMIKMLKPTTLSEAFDLAALQEKALRLQRRTFKKRGKAAPEDRFGISRNSSQH is encoded by the coding sequence ATGGAAGGTTTGCAGACTTCGCAACTACAACAACAGCAAATGCAGATGGAATTCCGCACAAAATTAGAAGAGAACAGCAATAGAGTGGAGAACTTAGTAGCTGAAATAAAGCAAGAGCTCAGCGCCTTCATGAGAACAGTGATAAGCAAGAAAAGAGCTGTTCCAGATGGTGACAGGCAGAGAGTGGAACAAGCACCACTCTTACCAACTCCTCCATTGAATCAGAGACTACAGATTGGATCAAAAAATAGCAGAACAACAAGGAAAGAAACAAGTAAGATTCTGATACCAAATCCTCCTAAAATTGATTTACCTATGTTTGCTGGTGAGAATTTGATGGAGTGGATCCGAAAATACAATAAGTACTGCCTAAATTACCAGATTCCTGAAGATCAAAAAGTAGAAGTTATAGAAATGTATCTAGAAAGAAAGGCGGATAACTGGTTACAGGGGATTAAATTGGAAAAACCAAGAATGACTTGGAAAATATTTGCAGAATTGCTGTATAAAAGATTTGATAATAGAAATGGAAGGGATGTAGTGGAGAAATTCAACAAATTGAGAAAGTCTGGCAAGGTGGAAGAGTACCAAGAAAAGTTTGAAGAGTTTAAAACTCTGATGATCGTTAAGAATCCGCATCTGGATGAGGAGTATTTTGTATGCTTCATCAGTGGGCTTAAGGATGAAGTCAAAATTATGATAAAAATGTTAAAACCTACAACTCTGTCagaagcatttgatttagctgcACTACAAGAAAAGGCATTGAGACTTCAGAGAAGGACCTTCAAGAAGAGAGGGAAAGCTGCACCTGAGGATAGATTTGGAATCTCTAGGAACTCATCCCAACACTAG
- the LOC113778723 gene encoding alcohol dehydrogenase-like 2 produces the protein MEVKFQAWDTAGKPIRCKAAMARKAGEPLVMEEVEVAPPKAWEVRIKILCTSLCHSDVTFWKTPAGPASFFPRIFGHEAAGVVESVGENVEEVKGGDLVLPIFQRNCGECRDCKSEKGNACSKFPVQFYEGMPRDGTSRFTDMNGEIVHHFFGVSSFAEYTVVDISQVVKMSLEIPIDKACLLSCGVTTGVGAACKFAQVEEGSVVAIFGLGAVGLAVAEGARLCKASRIIGVDLNPEKFEIGKKFGITDFVNPTSCGEKSVSQVIQEMTDGGADYCFECIGLASIMADAFNSSRQGGGKTVVLGVEMHGSPLSINAYEILRGRTVMGCLFGGLKPKSDISSFAKMYLDHELNLDGFITHEVSFKDINQAFDLLLQGKSLRCIIWMDNISNGK, from the exons ATGGAGGTCAAATTCCAAGCATGGGATACCGCAGGGAAGCCCATAAGATGCAAAG CTGCAATGGCAAGAAAAGCTGGTGAGCCCCTTGTGATGGAAGAAGTTGAAGTAGCTCCTCCTAAGGCTTGGGAGGTTCGAATCAAGATTCTTTGCACATCCCTTTGCCACAGTGATGTAACCTTTTGGAAAACTCCTGCC GGTCCTGCTTCATTTTTTCCAAGAATTTTCGGTCATGAAGCAGCAGG TGTTGTGGAGAGTGTAGGGGAGAATGTGGAGGAAGTAAAAGGAGGTGACTTGGTTCTACCAATATTTCAGAGGAACTGTGGTGAATGCAGAGATTGCAAGTCTGAAAAGGGCAATGCTTGTTCAAAATTTCCAGTGCAATTCTACGAAGGGATGCCAAGGGATGGAACCAGTAGGTTTACTGATATGAATGGAGAAATTGTTCATCATTTTTTTGGAGTTTCCAGCTTTGCTGAGTATACAGTGGTAGACATCAGCCAAGTTGTGAAAATGAGCCTGGAGATTCCCATAGATAAGGCCTGCCTACTTAGCTGTGGGGTTACAACCG GAGTGGGCGCGGCATGTAAATTTGCACAAGTGGAAGAGGGTTCTGTAGTGGCAATTTTTGGACTTGGAGCTGTAGGACTTGCG GTTGCAGAAGGAGCAAGACTATGCAAAGCTTCTAGAATAATAGGAGTCGACTTGAACCCAGAAAAATTCGAAATTG GGAAAAAATTTGGAATCACTGATTTTGTTAATCCGACCTCTTGTGGAGAAAAATCAGTTAGCCAG GTAATTCAGGAGATGACGGATGGAGGAGCAGATTACTGTTTCGAGTGCATTGGATTAGCATCCATAATGGCTGATGCTTTCAATAGTTCCCGGCAG GGTGGTGGGAAGACGGTGGTACTCGGGGTGGAGATGCATGGCTCGCCACTAAGCATCAATGCTTATGAGATCCTCAGAGGAAGAACTGTCATGGGATGCCTTTTTGGAGGGCTGAAACCAAAATCAGACATTTCAAGCTTTGCCAAGATGTATCTAGACCAT GAACTTAATTTGGATGGCTTTATAACACATGAAGTCAGCTTCAAAGACATCAACCAGGCATTTGATCTACTCCTCCAGGGTAAAAGCCTCCGTTGCATCATCTGGATGGACAACATAAGTAATGGAAAATGA